The sequence below is a genomic window from Desulfonema ishimotonii.
TGCTGTCCTTCCCCCATGTTTTTGTCTTTAATGCGTAAAATCCTCGCGCCTTAGCGCGAAACAAATACCCCGTAGGGCCGCCGCCCGGAGACTTCGGCCTTCCAGTCATTTACGCAGAACGGTAAACTGATACGGGAACTTTATATTCCAATGCCTGGTGGAGCCGCTCTTGATTATAAAAGTTGATAAACGCTTTTAATGAGCAGTAGGCCTCCTTCACCGTCCTGTAATCCTTGTTTGAAAATGACAGAAATATAACGGATATTTTTCCGCACTGTTTAATGCCGGACAGACGACTTAACGGATAGGTATGGTAACCGTCATTTTCAGGCCCCCGCATTTTAAGTTCTCGGCCCTGATATTTCCGTTGTGAAGTTGAACCGCCCGATCGGCAATGGCAAGACCTACACCAGCGCCTCCTGTTTTTCGCCCCCTGTCACCTTCTACCCTGTAAAACGGTTTGAAAATATGGGGAAGCGCAGCCTCGGGGACACC
It includes:
- a CDS encoding ATP-binding protein, coding for GVPEAALPHIFKPFYRVEGDRGRKTGGAGVGLAIADRAVQLHNGNIRAENLKCGGLKMTVTIPIR